The following are encoded together in the Hippoglossus stenolepis isolate QCI-W04-F060 chromosome 12, HSTE1.2, whole genome shotgun sequence genome:
- the sf3b5 gene encoding splicing factor 3B subunit 5, which yields MTDRYNIHSQLEHLQSKYIGTGHADTSKWEWLVNQHRDSYCSYMGHFDLLNYFSVAENESKARVRFNLMEKMLQPCGPPADKPDDA from the coding sequence ATGACGGACCGCTACAACATCCACAGTCAGCTGGAGCATCTCCAGTCCAAGTACATCGGCACCGGCCACGCCGACACCAGCAAGTGGGAGTGGCTGGTGAACCAGCACCGGGACTCGTACTGCTCCTACATGGGACACTTCGACCTGCTCAACTACTTCTCCGTGGCCGAGAACGAGAGCAAAGCGCGGGTCCGCTTCAACCTGATGGAGAAGATGCTCCAGCCATGCGGGCCTCCAGCAGACAAGCCTGACGATGCCTAG